The genomic window GCGGAAATCATGATTCGATAAAACTTTGTTTCGCATCAAGGTAGTCGAAGTAAGCCTCATCCTCATCGTCCGCAGCGTCACCGTAGGGCTTGAAACAGTCATAGCCAAGTCCTGAAGCCGACAATTCATCAAAGTCCGGAGTAGAGACAAGGATTTTTAAAGCCGGGAATGTATTCTGGATTGTCCTTACCAGTTGATAATCCATACCCGCCCGATGATCGAGTTTCAATATCACCGGAAACCTTTTGCCCATCGCGTAGCGGTGCAGCAAATCATTCAAACCAGCTCTCGCTCCGGCAATCGAAGTATTTTGAAACATGCGCGCCAAAGTTCCCGCGATCTGCTCCAGAATCTCCTCCACTGGATCGGACGTCTTGACATGGACGGATGGCCAGTTTCGCCCCTGATGGGATGCCTTGAGAAGCATCTTGGCCGGAGTGAAATCCGGATGCATGCATTCCACCGCCGCTGCCTTGGGCCGATCGGCTTGCAGCAGATTTTCGCGCAATCGACTTGCCTCCGGCGACCTAATCCATTTTGTCGCAAGCAGCTCTACAAGAGACTCCATTACCCGGTCATTCTCAGCGAACGGAAGCAGACTACTTACCGCAAGTGGACCGATCCGATAGAGACAGTGCGCCAGTCCGCGCCGGGTAGTCGGTACGAGCTGAATTATTTCAGGATGATTTGCGGCCAGAATCCGGCCAGCGCTTTTAACTCTCCTCTCGTCGAATGAGAGGAGATTAGAAATCTGATTCATGATCCACCGCTCCTCAAATGGAGTTTCATCCAAAGAATCCAAGCGGTCTATGACGCGGCCTACCAATTCCGACATCGAAACCTGTTGACGCTGTGCCTCCATATCAAGGCAGTGGTGATCCCGGATGGAACGAATGTCCTCGGGGAGCAAATCGGCTGCTGGCATTCGTGCCCCATCATGGAGTACCGGAATGATCGATTTAGCACCGGCAATCGCCAAAGTGAGTTCCCTTCTTACGTAATCTCCGGACCTCTGCAAGCGAGGCACGCCGTCGATTACCTCATTCCAGCGCGGCCCGATCAAGCAGATGAACACTGGAGACACATTCACCGCCTTTTCAAGCACCGCAGAAAAAACCTCTCCAGGTTCGATTTGGGATCTGTCGAGGAAAATATCATCGCGCTCCAGTTCCCTCTCCAATTCCGAGGCCAACCATGCGGCAGTGGTATTGCCGTCATTTCGCCGATAACTGATAAAGACCCTGTAGCTCATCAAAAGTGACGCCATTTTTAGCGGACGAATCCGAACCCACCAGCATTAAAACAAACGGAACCAATGCGTTCTACACGAATTCATTGCAACATGTAAGGAAAGGACTAAGAACGTGCCGGGCTACTTGCCCAACATCAACACAGCTTCTGCGCCCACCCGCCGAAAAAACGATCGCTAGACTTTGCTTTCACTCCCGCATTTCGCGCGAATTCCATTCTACGCTCCCAGTGGGGCCTCACATCCTCCCGCAGACGTCCGAGAAACAGCCGGCACCGCGGCAATATTTTCTCCAAAAAAGGGTAAGCATTCAGGTAGTCTGCCAGATTTCCCGGATGTCGGGCAATGTAAAGTTACACAAAAAAGCTTCGCCACCCCCTGTCGGCTGCTTTCTAATCCGGCGGACATTATTGAAAAAACACCGCACGGAACTCCTCTCCACCCTTCCCAGCTTCGGTTGGCTGGCGCTGTTCGTCCTTGTCCCGACGTTGCTGGTGCTGGCGATCGCCTTCCGTGAGACGGCACCGGCGGGAGGCATCGGCGCGGGGTGGACACTGGACCAGTTCCGCGTTTTCGGGGAGAAAAGCACGCTCGTCCTGCTCTGGCGCACGCTGTGGATCAGCGGAGCCGTCACCGCTATCTGCCTTATGCTCGCACTGCCGGTCGCATGGTTCATCTCCCGGGCGGACGCGGCATGGAGGTCGCGATTGCTGCTGCTCGTCATCGTACCGTTCTGGACGAATTTCCTGATCCGGGTTTTCGCATGGAACCAGATCCTCCACTCGGAAGGGCCGCTCGCGAAATTTTTCCGCTCCATCCACCTGCTTGGTGAGAACGAATCGCTGCTCTTCAACTCCGGCGCGGTTGTGTTGGTCAGCGTTTACACCTACCTGCCCTTCGCCATCCTGCCCCTCTACGCGGCGGCGGAGAAATTCGACTTCGGCCTGCTGGATGCCGCGCGGGATCTCGGTGCGGGAGCGTTCCGTTCGTTCCGCTCGGTGTTCCTGCCCGGCATCCGCAAGGGCATCACCACCGCGCTGGTCATCGTCTTCGTGCCCATGCTCGGCTCCTACGTCGTGCCGGATCTGGTCGGCGGCACGGATGGGCAGATGATCGGAAACAAGATCGCCCAGCGGAACTTCGCGGACCGGAACCTCCCCGCCGCCTCCGCCATATCCGCCTTGCTCACGCTCTTCGTCCTCGCTCCGATGCTGTTCCGGAAAAAAGAGAATGCCTGATAGCCGCTCGCGCAACAAATTGACCGCGCATGTCATCAGCGGCATCGCGTGGATTCACTCGAGATTCCTCAGCTTCTTCTGCTCGTTGATCCACGCGCGATCTTCGTCGGAGAGTTTGCTTTCGGTGGTCCGTGACCGGGTGCCGTCCGGCTCGATGAAGTTGAGCACGCCGGAGCCGCTGGAATAGGAGGTAAGTTTGGCGAAGATCTTCCGCCCCTTGCGGTCCTGCCACTCCCGGTAGCCTTTTTTCTCAAGGCTGCCGTGCCACCCCTTGATCGACTGGACGGAAACCTCCGCCGAATGCTTGAACTGCCCGAACAGGAACGTCGAGTCGCCGCGCTTGTATCCCCGGTAGCGTCCTACCACCTCGCCGTTCGGACTGACCATGACCAGGGAGGGGTAACCCATGATCTTATAGCGCTTTTTCAAACGGATGTTGTATTCCTTCACCCTGGCACGGTAGTCATCCGCCTCCTCGGACTTCATGTCCTGCACGTCCTCCTTGCTGACGAATGAGTCCACCTTGAGCCGCACGATGTTTTCCGTCGCCCAGTTGCCGAAATCATTCGTGGAGAACAGCTCCTGGCTCAGAGCCTTGCACATCGGGCTGGTCTGGGAATCCGTGAACCAGATGAGAAGGGGCTTTCCCTCGCGCATGGCACGCTGTTTCGCGATGGTCTCGCTTTCTTCCCACGGCCCGCGTTTCGGAGCCAGGAGGAGGTCGCCGAGTTCCGGCACACCGGCCTCGGGATCGTCCGGATTGGTATAGGCGATCTCGTCCGCCGAAGGGAAAATGGAAAGGTCCGGTTTCGCCCCGCCGGCGGCAATGTTTCCTCCCGGTGCGACCGGCGTTCCCGAATCTGAACTGCCCGAACGGATCAACGGTCTTTTCGTCGCGGGATTGATGGGATTCTCCTGCTTCTCCCGTTGCTCGATCTTTCCCGCGCCTCCACACGAAACAAGGGCGATGGCGGGGATCAATGTCCAGAGAGGGAGGAGTTTCATGGAAAAAAGGCGGCTTATTTTTTCAATCTCACCGGAGTGCCGCAGTAAGTGCAGCGGAACCATCTGAAAACCAGCATGTGGAAACTGACGGGCAGGATGTAGCCCAAGCCCGGAACATGATGTGCCTTGCTGTTTTTCAGACACATGCGCGGCACGAACAGCCTCTGTCCGCAGATACGGCAACTGCCGTTCATGCCCCAGATCATCCATGCGATACCGACGACCGGGAGGCAGAGCGGGAAAACCAACAACCATTTGGGAACCCACTGGAAGTGCTGCGGCATCAGGTCGGAAAGCAGAAGCAGTCCCGCCGAGACAATACCCGCGGGGAGCAACAGTGTCAGCACGAGAGTCAGAATGGCACCGATGCTCAGGGAAATCGGGTGGCTGTGCAGCACGCCCCGGATGTAGCGGCGGGAACTCGGGTCCTTTCCCCGGTTCGTCTCCACGCGCGGAGCGCGGATGAGCGCCACGCGGTCGTCGTCCTGGGCAAGTTTCTTGGTGGTTCCCGTCCTGGGGGCGGGGCCGGACAGCACGTCGATGGATTTGATGCGCGCCGTGTCGATCTCGATACGGGACGGACCGGGATCGGAAATCATCACGTTGCTGGATACAGGCACCGGGGGCTTAGGATTTCTCGAGGCCGGGACGCGGTCTTCCACGCGAATTTCCAAATCGCCGGAATAGCGGTTCAGCAGGATGCCGGGCGGAATGTCCGCCACCCCGAGTTTCTGCTCCACCAGCACCTTCGCAGGCAGAGGGATGGCAAAGGGCGCGCCCGCCAGCATGGAGGCGGCTTGCGGCGATTTTTCATAGTCCACCGGCATCACCATCTCCGGGACGGTTTCCTCCTCGACTCCCGTGAGGGTGCGGGCGGTGGAAATCCATTGATCGATGTCCTTGCGGCCGGGAGCACGTTCGGCGATCCGGAGGATCTGGTTCGCCCGCTCCAGTTCCTTGACGAGTTCGTCCACTCCCGCTTTCGCCAGGGATTCCGCATTGGCGAATCCAGCGGCTTCAAGCAGTTCGAGAGATGATTTCCCGATGCCCGGGATACTTTGGAGATTCGTCATGGGTTAATCAACGCGTGGTCACTTTAGTCACCGTATAAGTCTTGGCAAGCGGTCACATGATCAACCGCCTTTTAATCGAAGAGGACAAGCTGCCGCCTGAAAGCGCGAACTTGGCGCGTTCAGGGTTCTGACCTGCCGTCCGCTTGAGAGAGCGGCCTTGGATCTTCCCGGAGCGCGAGGGTGAAGAAAAGGGACCACGAAGCCCCTCCTCTTCAGCTCAAACCCACCTCATGCAAGCGCTGCGAGCATTTCGCCGAGTTGCACCAGCTTGGCCTTCCAGTCCTCCAGACGCGCCTTTTCCTGTTCGACAACCTCCGGCGGCGCGCGGTCCACGAAGCTGGCGTTGCCCAGCTTGCCCTCGCATTTCCTCACCTCGATCTGGGTGTTGGAAATCTCCTTGGTCAGGCGGGCGCGCTCGGCCTCGACGTCGATCAAGCCTTCCAGCGGCAGGTAAACCTCGCCCACTCCGGTGACGGCGGCGGGCGTGCCCTTCGGCGCCTCGTAAGCGGAATCCAGCGTGATTTGCTCGGCCCCGACGAGCAGGGCGAGCACCTTCACCTCCCCCTCAAGCCACTCCGGAGCGGCCTTGATGACGAAGCGCACGTCCTTGCGCGAGCCGACCTTGTATTCCGCCTTGAGATTCCGCATGCGTCCGGCGGATTCGTAGATCTCCCCGGCGACGGATCGCGCGGCGGCGATCTCCTCCTCGGAAAGCTCCGCGAGAAGCGGCTCCGCAGGCAGTTCCTTCCCCATCAGGAATTCGCCCTCGGCCACGTAGCCCATGCGTGCGGACAGCTCCTCGGTCACGTGCGGCATGTAGGGGCTGAGCAATTGCAGGTAGCGGCCCATCACCGCGTCGAACACGCCGAGCGAGAGCGCCTTCGCCCATGGCTCCGCCGTGTCGCGCAAGTCGAGTTTCACCGCTTCCAGGAACTTGTCACAGAAGTCGTTCCACAGGAATTCATAGAGTCGGTGGGCGATCTCACCAAAACGATATTCCCCGTAAAGTCGTTCCAGATCCACGGCGAGTTCGTCGAGCTTCGCCATCACGTTGATGTGATACGGGCGGGCGGAGTCCAGCGTCTCCAGAACTTGGAACGGCTCGCCCCCCATCTGGCGCAGGCGGCAGGCGTTGTAGAGCTTGTTGGCGAAATTCCTTCCTTCCTCCACCGATGTCTCGTCGAAACGGAGATCGCTCCCCGTCGGCGCGATGCGCATCAGACCGAAGCGCAGTCCGTCCGCGCCGTATTTCTCCATCAGTTCGATGGGGTCCGGCGAATTGCCGAGCGACTTCGACATCTTCCGCCCCTTGAGGTCGCGGATGATTGAGGTGAAATAGACGTTCTTGAACGGCAGTTCTCCGGTGAATTCGTAGCCGGCCATGATCATCCGGGCCACCCAGAAGAAAATGATGTCCGGGCCGGTGACGAGGTCGTCGGTCGGGTAGAATTTCTTCAGCGTCTCGGTTTTCTCACCGACGTCCGCCATGGTCGCGAACGGCCAGAGCCAGGAGGAGAACCAGGTGTCCATCACGTCCTCGTCACGGGTCCAGTTTTCCGCATCGGCGGGAGCCTCCACCCCGACATGGATGTCACCAGCGGAGAAATCCGTCATGCCGAGCGACTCGGCGCCCTTCAGCGCCTCGATCTTGTCCTTGCGGTACCACACCGGAATCTGGTGCCCCCACCAGAGCTGGCGGCTGATGCACCAGTCCTGCAGATTCTCCATCCAGTGTGCGTAGGTCTTCGCCCAGCGCTCGGGGCGGAACTTGATGTCGCCACTCGCCACGGCATCGGCGGCTTCCTGGATTTTCGGATACTTGAGGAACCACTGCATCGAGATGCGCGGCTCGATCGGCACGCCGCCCCGCTCGGAGTAGCCGACGTTGTTGTCGTATTCCTCGATGCGAATGAGCAGGCCCATTTCCTCCAGCTTCGCAGCCGCCTTCCGCCTCGCGACGAAACGGTCCAGCCCGTGGAAATCCGGCAGGTCCGGGCAGTTGATGTGCGCGTCCGGCGTCAGCACGTCGATGATCTCAAGCCCATGGCGGATGCCGATTTCAAAGTCCGCCTTGTCGTGCGCCGGGGTGATCTTGAGCGCGCCGGTGCCGAACTCGATGTCCACGTGCTCGTCCGCGATGATCGGGATCTCCGCATGGGGGAAAGGACGGTTCACCTTGCGGCCGATGTATTTCGTGAAACGCGGATCCTTCGGATTCACCGCCACCGCCACGTCGCCCATCAGTGTCTCGGGACGCGTGGTGGAGATTTCAAGGAATTCGCCGGGAGCGTCCGAAAGCTCGTATTTCATGAAATACAGCTTGGACCGCTGGGGCGTCGAAATCACCTCCTCGTCGGAAAGCGCGGTGAGGGAGACCGGGCACCAGTTCACCATGCGTTTGCCACGATAGATCAGGCCTTTTTTGAAAAGTTCCACAAACACATGACTCACCCACTCCGTGTAGGGCTCGTCCATCGTGAACCGCTCGCGGCTCCAGTCGCACGAGCAGCCGAGACGCTTCAACTGGTTGATGATGATGTCGCCATGCTTGTTCTTGAAATCCCACACGCGCTTGAGGAACTCGTCGCGCCCGAGATCCCGGCGGGTCACGCCTTCCTTCTCGCGCAGCTCGCGCTCCACCTTCGCCTGCGTGGCGATGCCGGCGTGGTCCGTGCCCGGCAGCCACAGCACTTCCTTCCCATTTTGCCGCGCGCGACGGGCCAGGATGTCCTGAAGGGCGTTGTTCAGGACGTGACCGAGGTGCAGGATGCCGGTGACATTCGGCGGTGGAATGACGATCGAATACCCGTCCTTCTCGGACGCGGGATTCGCTTCGAAACATTTACCTTCCAACCAGGCCGCGTACCATTTGGCTTCGACGGCTTGGGGCTCATAGGCTTTCGCTAACTCGGACATGGGGGCGGATGGATGCCAGACCCGGTGCGGTTTGTCCAGCATGGGAAAACGGAACGCTCGATGGAAGGGCGGCGCGTTTTTTAAGAATGTCCGCTCCTGTCTTGCCCTCCGCTCCTCGCTCTTCCTCACCGCATCGCCAGCAACGCCAGTTCCTTGTGATGAACCGCGAGCTGTTGCAGGCGGATTTTTCTGAAACCCATTTCCCGCAAAGTGGCAAACCAGCCCGCCTTCTCCGCCACCTGCGCCGGGTCCGTCAGTTTCAAGGTCATCAGTGCTCCACGGATGCCCGGTGCCATTTTACAAAACCGGGCACACTCCTTCAGCACCACCTCGGGGGATTGGTTCATGTCGGACATGAACCACGTCACACCTTGCCCGAGGTCCCGCTTGCTCACCAACGCGGCGGGCTTGCGGCAGTGGTGGAACCACGTCCGCCCCGGCAGGCCCTCCTCGCGGTTGGCAACTGCGGAAGCCATCACCACGTCCGCCATCTTCGCCGGATCCACGCCGATGACCGGCACCCCGCGATCCAGCAACGCGAGCACGACCCCGCCCGGTGCGCAACCCACCTCCACCACCACGTCCTTCGCAGTGAAATCCAGATCAAAAAAACGCGCGCCTTCCTCCAGTTTCAGCCATGCCCGCGACGGCGAACGCTCCGTCATCACAATCCCCGAATCCCCCGCCGGGTCCGGGCTGAGAAACGGTGCGTGCCGGTGAAGCCCGCTCCAGAATTCCCCCTCCCCAAGCTCCACCACGGTGCCGATCAAGTCGCCGGGCTTCGGACGCGCCGGTGCCGGACCATCGTGCCCCCCCTGCATTTTCCGATCGTGGAACCTCGCATGATGAACCACCGGCACCTCGCCAAGCCGCGCCACCGCCTCCTCGCGCGTCGCGGATTTCCCCAGCGAAAGGCACAACCTCCGTGCGCAGGCCACCTCCGCATCCAGCGAATCCAACGTAAACGGAGTATCCGCCTTGAACGTCACGAACCCGCGCCGCTGGTAACTCAGCCGCCAGCCGAGCCCCATCGTCTCCACCTCCAGCTTCAACGCCTTTTCCGTGCCCGGATTCGTCAGGGCGAATAAAAATTCCGTCTCGCTTCGTTTCATCATCCGATTTTCTCCGCCCAGCCTAGGACCTCGCCGCCCCGCAGCAAGCGGCAAACTTTCCGACACATCCTCAAGGGGCAGACTGACAACGAAAAGATCGAGAAAGCAGACGATCGACGACAAACGAATGCGACAACTGATCGACGAAGGGAGGAATCTTCATCCGGTCATTTTTCATCCGTCACCGCCCATGGCGATCCCCTTTTCTTCCCTCAAAACTGAAACTGGCAACTTCCCCCGTCTCCCCTAGACTCGGACCATGACCACCGAACCCACGATCCACCCGCAGGTCCGCATCGGCCACGTCCACCTGAAAGTCGCCGATCTCGAAAGATCCCTCGCCTTCTACTGCGGCGTTCTCGGCTTCCACGTCACGCAACGCTACGGCACCGACGCCGCCTTCATCTCCGCGGGCGGCTACCACCATGACATCGGCCTGAACACCTGGGAAAGCCTCGGCGGCACGCCGCCCCCGCCCCGCGCCACCGGACTCTATCACCTCGCCATCCTCTACCCCACCCGCGCGGATCTCGCGGACGCCCTGCGACGCCTCACCCGCGCCGGCATCACCCTGGATGGCGCGGCGGACCACGGCGTCAGCGAAGCCCTCTACCTCCGCGACCCCGACCACAACGGCGTCGAGCTCTACTGGGACCGCCCGGCCGAACTATGGCCTCGTTCCGCAACAGGTGACTTGCAAATGTTCACCCGCCCGCTCGATCTCCAGGGCCTTGTGGGGAGCGCGGCGGCGGGATCATGAAACAGCAGGCTGAAGCGGATGCTTCTGACGGCTTCGGAAAAATTTGAGAAATCGATCCTATCAGGATATCTCGCTTCACGCCGCGCGTTTTTACGAACAAACTGGAGGTATGGAGGGCGTTTACAGACTATGGGACGATTTACATCGATTCCCGGCAGGAAAGACGGATGAGGCCCTGAACCATTTCGCCAGTAGCATGGCCACCCATTTCCAAGCGGACAACATCCGCTGGCTGGCGGCGATCCGCGTATTCAAAGGCGCGCATGCACGGAGAGACAAACTTCTCGGCTGGCGCGCGCGTGCCATCTACAGCCTCGTCCCCGATCCGAAGTCCTACGATGACCTCATCGCCTGGTGGTTCCAGCGGCATAACAAAATCGACCCCGACTTCCAGATCGGCCTTGCCACCCATGCGAACATCGCCGGTGCGGGCACTTTCCGCGTCCACCAGCTGCGCGACGGATGGATCCCCTTCGACGAATTCAGCCGCAGCGATCACTACCGCCTGCACTACACCGAGCTCGGCATCGTCGACCGCGTGTGGGTGACATTCCCTCTCAATGACGATGCGGAATCCATCTTCCTTCTCGACCGCAACCGCGAGCCGTATTTTTCGCAAGAGGAGATTGCCACAGCCACCACACTCCTGCGCGGCATCCACGGATTCCACCGCCAGCTGCTTCTCAGCAAAGGGTTGACCATCGCCGAAGCACCGCTCAGCCCGACCGCCCGGCGTATCGTCTCGAAACTTCTTACTGGCATGTCCGAGAAAGAAATCGCCGCGGCGATGGGCCAGTCGGCAAACACGACGCATAAATATATCAAGTCCATCTACGAGCAGTTCGGCGTCCAAAGCAGGGCGGGACTGATGGCCCTTTGGCTGGGGGAGTGAAGGGCGGACTGCAATCCTGCTTATACAGGTCTCCTCGCTGGCAGCGATTTCTTCCTGTCCGGAGGCACTGTTGGGAGACCCAGGTTCACCGTTGTATCGGGCGCAGGCCGGAGTCTCCGTCCCAGCCAAGGTGAAGCGGCCCGCCGCGCTCCGAGACTTCCCAGCCGGGGATCGGAGATCAATCGCCGGCTTATCGCCATCAGACGGGGGGGACCTGTTTAGGGGGTATGGTTTGTTCTTTTATCTAACTGAAACGGTCACCATGGTTTTCATTTGTAATTCACCAGATAAAACAATGTTTCAAAAATCACTTGTCCTTGTCGCCTCGCTGGCCGCCGCCTCCCTCAGCCACGGTGCGGTCCTTTTCGAAAGCGGAACCTTCGGCGCGACCAAATCGTCATGGGTCAGCTCTACGCTTGGACCCCAGTTCATAGCAACCAGATTCACCCTCACCGGCGATTCCAACATTGATTCAATAAAAGTGGAGGGAGTGTTTGCTTCGACAAACCCTGAACAATACCGCTTCAATGTCTCCATCCTGAGTGATAACAACGGAACGGTCGGCTCCCTGGTCGGGAGCAATCAATTTTCCAATATGCCTGTCAGCAACTTGTATACCGGTAGCCAACTGGACAACCCGGTATATGAGAGCACGCTCACGCCCACGACAACAATCAGCCTGGAAGCAGGCACCTACTGGCTGTCAGTGGCAAGCAACAACAAAGTCTGGGGCTGGTCATACAGCGGCGAGCCGGACGTTCGTTTTGCCAGCACTCCGAATTTCGACTCATATCGGTATTACGATGACGGCCCCTTGATTTTCAGCCTGAATGGATCGTCAGTGCCTGAACCGTCCGCGCTCGCGCTGGGCGGCCTTGGCCTCGGGCTTCTGATGTTTCGGAAAAGACGCTGAGGCACGGGAATTCACCTTTCAATTCCTGGGAATGCGGCGCTTGAAAGTTATAAAACTCTTATCCAAAAGCTCACGGAAAAATCCGACAATCTCTTCCGATACATCAATATCCGACGCGGTCGTTGCGAGGCGTGCCTCACCAGGTGGTAAGACATTCATCCGAGGAATCGGACACGTGATGCCTCCCCCGTTAACATC from Luteolibacter yonseiensis includes these protein-coding regions:
- a CDS encoding toll/interleukin-1 receptor domain-containing protein, coding for MSYRVFISYRRNDGNTTAAWLASELERELERDDIFLDRSQIEPGEVFSAVLEKAVNVSPVFICLIGPRWNEVIDGVPRLQRSGDYVRRELTLAIAGAKSIIPVLHDGARMPAADLLPEDIRSIRDHHCLDMEAQRQQVSMSELVGRVIDRLDSLDETPFEERWIMNQISNLLSFDERRVKSAGRILAANHPEIIQLVPTTRRGLAHCLYRIGPLAVSSLLPFAENDRVMESLVELLATKWIRSPEASRLRENLLQADRPKAAAVECMHPDFTPAKMLLKASHQGRNWPSVHVKTSDPVEEILEQIAGTLARMFQNTSIAGARAGLNDLLHRYAMGKRFPVILKLDHRAGMDYQLVRTIQNTFPALKILVSTPDFDELSASGLGYDCFKPYGDAADDEDEAYFDYLDAKQSFIES
- a CDS encoding ABC transporter permease, giving the protein MKKHRTELLSTLPSFGWLALFVLVPTLLVLAIAFRETAPAGGIGAGWTLDQFRVFGEKSTLVLLWRTLWISGAVTAICLMLALPVAWFISRADAAWRSRLLLLVIVPFWTNFLIRVFAWNQILHSEGPLAKFFRSIHLLGENESLLFNSGAVVLVSVYTYLPFAILPLYAAAEKFDFGLLDAARDLGAGAFRSFRSVFLPGIRKGITTALVIVFVPMLGSYVVPDLVGGTDGQMIGNKIAQRNFADRNLPAASAISALLTLFVLAPMLFRKKENA
- a CDS encoding thioredoxin family protein codes for the protein MKLLPLWTLIPAIALVSCGGAGKIEQREKQENPINPATKRPLIRSGSSDSGTPVAPGGNIAAGGAKPDLSIFPSADEIAYTNPDDPEAGVPELGDLLLAPKRGPWEESETIAKQRAMREGKPLLIWFTDSQTSPMCKALSQELFSTNDFGNWATENIVRLKVDSFVSKEDVQDMKSEEADDYRARVKEYNIRLKKRYKIMGYPSLVMVSPNGEVVGRYRGYKRGDSTFLFGQFKHSAEVSVQSIKGWHGSLEKKGYREWQDRKGRKIFAKLTSYSSGSGVLNFIEPDGTRSRTTESKLSDEDRAWINEQKKLRNLE
- a CDS encoding DUF4332 domain-containing protein, whose translation is MTNLQSIPGIGKSSLELLEAAGFANAESLAKAGVDELVKELERANQILRIAERAPGRKDIDQWISTARTLTGVEEETVPEMVMPVDYEKSPQAASMLAGAPFAIPLPAKVLVEQKLGVADIPPGILLNRYSGDLEIRVEDRVPASRNPKPPVPVSSNVMISDPGPSRIEIDTARIKSIDVLSGPAPRTGTTKKLAQDDDRVALIRAPRVETNRGKDPSSRRYIRGVLHSHPISLSIGAILTLVLTLLLPAGIVSAGLLLLSDLMPQHFQWVPKWLLVFPLCLPVVGIAWMIWGMNGSCRICGQRLFVPRMCLKNSKAHHVPGLGYILPVSFHMLVFRWFRCTYCGTPVRLKK
- a CDS encoding valine--tRNA ligase, producing the protein MSELAKAYEPQAVEAKWYAAWLEGKCFEANPASEKDGYSIVIPPPNVTGILHLGHVLNNALQDILARRARQNGKEVLWLPGTDHAGIATQAKVERELREKEGVTRRDLGRDEFLKRVWDFKNKHGDIIINQLKRLGCSCDWSRERFTMDEPYTEWVSHVFVELFKKGLIYRGKRMVNWCPVSLTALSDEEVISTPQRSKLYFMKYELSDAPGEFLEISTTRPETLMGDVAVAVNPKDPRFTKYIGRKVNRPFPHAEIPIIADEHVDIEFGTGALKITPAHDKADFEIGIRHGLEIIDVLTPDAHINCPDLPDFHGLDRFVARRKAAAKLEEMGLLIRIEEYDNNVGYSERGGVPIEPRISMQWFLKYPKIQEAADAVASGDIKFRPERWAKTYAHWMENLQDWCISRQLWWGHQIPVWYRKDKIEALKGAESLGMTDFSAGDIHVGVEAPADAENWTRDEDVMDTWFSSWLWPFATMADVGEKTETLKKFYPTDDLVTGPDIIFFWVARMIMAGYEFTGELPFKNVYFTSIIRDLKGRKMSKSLGNSPDPIELMEKYGADGLRFGLMRIAPTGSDLRFDETSVEEGRNFANKLYNACRLRQMGGEPFQVLETLDSARPYHINVMAKLDELAVDLERLYGEYRFGEIAHRLYEFLWNDFCDKFLEAVKLDLRDTAEPWAKALSLGVFDAVMGRYLQLLSPYMPHVTEELSARMGYVAEGEFLMGKELPAEPLLAELSEEEIAAARSVAGEIYESAGRMRNLKAEYKVGSRKDVRFVIKAAPEWLEGEVKVLALLVGAEQITLDSAYEAPKGTPAAVTGVGEVYLPLEGLIDVEAERARLTKEISNTQIEVRKCEGKLGNASFVDRAPPEVVEQEKARLEDWKAKLVQLGEMLAALA
- a CDS encoding SAM-dependent methyltransferase; protein product: MMKRSETEFLFALTNPGTEKALKLEVETMGLGWRLSYQRRGFVTFKADTPFTLDSLDAEVACARRLCLSLGKSATREEAVARLGEVPVVHHARFHDRKMQGGHDGPAPARPKPGDLIGTVVELGEGEFWSGLHRHAPFLSPDPAGDSGIVMTERSPSRAWLKLEEGARFFDLDFTAKDVVVEVGCAPGGVVLALLDRGVPVIGVDPAKMADVVMASAVANREEGLPGRTWFHHCRKPAALVSKRDLGQGVTWFMSDMNQSPEVVLKECARFCKMAPGIRGALMTLKLTDPAQVAEKAGWFATLREMGFRKIRLQQLAVHHKELALLAMR
- a CDS encoding VOC family protein, which codes for MTTEPTIHPQVRIGHVHLKVADLERSLAFYCGVLGFHVTQRYGTDAAFISAGGYHHDIGLNTWESLGGTPPPPRATGLYHLAILYPTRADLADALRRLTRAGITLDGAADHGVSEALYLRDPDHNGVELYWDRPAELWPRSATGDLQMFTRPLDLQGLVGSAAAGS
- a CDS encoding helix-turn-helix transcriptional regulator, with protein sequence MATHFQADNIRWLAAIRVFKGAHARRDKLLGWRARAIYSLVPDPKSYDDLIAWWFQRHNKIDPDFQIGLATHANIAGAGTFRVHQLRDGWIPFDEFSRSDHYRLHYTELGIVDRVWVTFPLNDDAESIFLLDRNREPYFSQEEIATATTLLRGIHGFHRQLLLSKGLTIAEAPLSPTARRIVSKLLTGMSEKEIAAAMGQSANTTHKYIKSIYEQFGVQSRAGLMALWLGE
- a CDS encoding PEP-CTERM sorting domain-containing protein encodes the protein MFQKSLVLVASLAAASLSHGAVLFESGTFGATKSSWVSSTLGPQFIATRFTLTGDSNIDSIKVEGVFASTNPEQYRFNVSILSDNNGTVGSLVGSNQFSNMPVSNLYTGSQLDNPVYESTLTPTTTISLEAGTYWLSVASNNKVWGWSYSGEPDVRFASTPNFDSYRYYDDGPLIFSLNGSSVPEPSALALGGLGLGLLMFRKRR